The following are encoded together in the Vigna radiata var. radiata cultivar VC1973A unplaced genomic scaffold, Vradiata_ver6 scaffold_510, whole genome shotgun sequence genome:
- the LOC106779391 gene encoding LOW QUALITY PROTEIN: uncharacterized protein LOC106779391 (The sequence of the model RefSeq protein was modified relative to this genomic sequence to represent the inferred CDS: inserted 1 base in 1 codon) produces the protein MEGPTPIFALIHAATMVAAGIFLMARLFPFFVVLPKIMNTIAFIGIITVILGATLAIAQKDIKKNLAYSTMSQLSYMMLALGMGSYRGXLFHLITHAYSKALLFLGSGSIIHSMEALVRYSPAKSQNMVFMGGLTKHVPITKTFFLVGTLSLCGIPPFSYFWSKDEILNDSWXIFTNFCNNSLFYNRINCILYVSNLFTCF, from the exons ATGGAGGGGCCTACTCCAATTTTTGCCCTTATACATGCTGCTACTATGGTAGCCGCTGGAATTTTTCTTATGGCTcgtctttttccttttttcgtAGTGCTACCCAAAATAATGAACACAATAGCTTTTATAGGTATAATAACAGTAATATTAGGAGCTACTTTAGCTATTGCTCAAAaagatattaagaaaaatttggCCTATTCTACAATGTCTCAATTGAGTTATATGATGTTAGCTTTGGGTATGGGATCTTATCGAGGCNctttatttcatttgattacTCATGCTTATTCAAAAGCATTGTTGTTTTTAGGATCTGGATCTATTATTCATTCAATGGAAGCTCTTGTCAGATATTCTCCAGCTAAAAgtcaaaatatggtttttaTGGGCggtttaacaaaacatgtaccaattacaaaaactttttttttagtgGGTACACTCTCTCTTTGTGGTATTCCACCCTTTTCCTATTTTTGGTCTAAGGATGAGATTCTTAATGATAGTT TTATATTCACCAATTTTTGCAATAATAGCTTGTTCTACAACAGGATTAACTGCATTTTAtatgtttcaaatttatttacttgtttttgA
- the LOC106779390 gene encoding uncharacterized protein LOC106779390 gives MARQVRNVDQRLIVSALTSALKLGPFVDYLYAEKPQTMVELQHKLTSFIRIEEGITHYKGQESESRGQTRREGMNRGVQRREERPLGPRRMDQPRLLQHIHHTPLNAPRTRVMEEVLRADLLKAVRAPTPLGVDESKYCRYHQNRGHTTEDCNTLKDKLENLIQVGHLQKFVQRRQTCTPNVTTHQSDKRSRRDQSRSRSRSRERVTIGIINTISGGFAGGGPSVSARKRHLRNLHHVNQTGVDRKSMPVISFSDEDFHAPDPDQDDPMVIVAMIARYQVGKVLIDQGSSANILY, from the coding sequence ATGGCTCGACAAGTACGAAACGTCGACCAAAGATTGATAGTCAGTGCTTTAACTTCTGCTTTAAAGCTCGGACCATTTGTGGATTACTTATACGCCGAAAAGCCACAAACCATGGTCGAACTACAACACAAGCTAACAagttttattaggatagaagaagGAATAACTCATTATAAAGGCCAGGAAAGCGAATCAAGAGGGCAGACAAGGAGGGAGGGCATGAATCGGGGGGTGCAAAGGAGAGAGGAGCGACCGCTCGGGCCAAGAAGGATGGATCAACCTAGGCTCTTGCAGCACATCCACCATACGCCTCTCAATGCTCCTCGCACTCGGGTGATGGAAGAGGTGTTAAGAGCCGATTTATTGAAGGCGGTTCGAGCTCCCACACCTTTGGGAGTTGATGAAAGCAAATATTGTAGGTACCACCAAAACAGAGGACATACTACGGAAGACTGTAATACTTTGAAGGATAAGTTGGAAAATCTTATTCAAGTTGGACATTTGCAAAAATTTGTACAACGTCGTCAGACATGCACACCGAACGTCACAACTCACCAAAGTGATAAGAGAAGTAGACGTGATCAAAGTAGAAGTAGAAGCCGAAGCAGGGAAAGGGTGACGATAGGCATTATAAATACCATTTCTGGTGGGTTCGCAGGAGGCGGCCCATCGGTGTCTGCCCGTAAAAGGCATTTGCGAAATTTACATCATGTGAATCAAACAGGAGTAGACAGAAAATCTATGCCTGTGATTTCCTTTTCAGATGAAGACTTTCACGCTCCAGATCCTGATCAAGATGACCCAATGGTGATAGTTGCTATGATCGCCCGGTACCAGGTGGGAAAGGTATTAATTGACCAAGGAAGCTCGGCCAATATCCTATATTGA